One segment of Herbaspirillum hiltneri N3 DNA contains the following:
- the rpoE gene encoding RNA polymerase sigma factor RpoE, giving the protein MTTEREIDQLLVERVQRGDKKAFELLVAKYQRKLMRLVSRLVRDQAEAEDVVQEAFIKAYRALPQFRGDSAFYTWLYRIGINTAKNYLVTMGRRAPTSTEADAEEAETFDDGEHLRDINTPESMLATKQIAQTVNVAMEALPEELRTAITLREIEGLSYDEIAEAMGCPIGTVRSRIFRAREAIAEKLRPLLGTALDKRW; this is encoded by the coding sequence TTGACGACGGAACGCGAAATTGATCAACTGCTTGTCGAGCGTGTGCAGCGTGGCGATAAGAAGGCGTTCGAGCTATTAGTTGCCAAATATCAACGGAAACTGATGCGGCTCGTATCGCGCCTGGTGCGAGATCAGGCGGAAGCGGAAGATGTCGTGCAAGAGGCCTTCATCAAGGCTTACCGCGCGCTGCCGCAATTCCGTGGCGATTCGGCGTTCTACACCTGGTTGTACCGGATCGGTATCAACACGGCCAAGAACTACCTTGTGACCATGGGCAGAAGGGCGCCGACGTCGACGGAAGCAGATGCAGAAGAGGCTGAAACTTTTGACGACGGAGAGCACCTAAGAGACATCAATACTCCCGAGTCGATGCTGGCGACCAAGCAGATTGCCCAGACGGTCAATGTTGCGATGGAGGCCTTGCCGGAAGAGTTGCGGACTGCGATTACCCTGCGTGAAATAGAGGGTTTGAGCTACGACGAGATCGCCGAGGCCATGGGATGTCCTATCGGCACGGTGCGTAGCCGGATCTTCCGGGCGCGCGAAGCGATTGCGGAGAAGCTGAGGCCGCTGCTTGGAACGGCGCTGGACAAGCGTTGGTAG
- a CDS encoding sigma-E factor negative regulatory protein — translation MDTKEISREQISALADGELVDAHVNMALTVLRQPEEHVTWDLYHQIGDVMRSEEMAFSLSDGFAAKMSARLDAEPTIIAPQLMTAAAEQIIVPVAVNDATASNVVSLAPMRKRFVRRFVMPGAAAAAAIVAVVLVTGPQQSATLASASAPVAGTAATAIVPSAITTVAATSAAPQGAASISSLAQQGEVARDPRIDDYLLAHQRFSPSMYSSAQYARSAAFAIDSDK, via the coding sequence ATGGATACCAAAGAAATTAGCAGAGAACAAATTTCGGCGTTGGCCGACGGCGAGCTGGTTGACGCGCATGTCAACATGGCGCTGACCGTTTTACGCCAGCCGGAAGAGCACGTGACGTGGGATCTGTACCATCAGATCGGCGATGTCATGCGTTCGGAAGAAATGGCGTTTTCGCTCAGCGACGGCTTTGCCGCCAAGATGAGCGCGCGTCTCGATGCCGAGCCGACGATCATTGCCCCACAGTTGATGACGGCCGCTGCCGAACAGATCATCGTTCCGGTCGCGGTGAATGACGCGACGGCTTCCAATGTCGTGTCGCTGGCGCCGATGCGCAAGCGTTTCGTGCGTCGCTTCGTGATGCCCGGCGCTGCAGCGGCGGCGGCGATCGTTGCCGTTGTGCTGGTGACGGGACCTCAGCAGTCGGCGACATTGGCGAGTGCTTCGGCTCCGGTTGCGGGGACGGCGGCGACGGCGATTGTGCCCTCGGCAATCACGACGGTGGCTGCAACATCGGCTGCACCGCAAGGCGCAGCGTCGATCAGCAGTCTGGCGCAGCAGGGCGAAGTCGCACGCGATCCGCGTATCGATGACTACCTGTTGGCGCATCAGCGCTTCTCGCCTTCGATGTACAGCTCGGCCCAATATGCCCGTTCGGCGGCTTTCGCAATTGACTCAGATAAATAA